A single genomic interval of Helianthus annuus cultivar XRQ/B chromosome 13, HanXRQr2.0-SUNRISE, whole genome shotgun sequence harbors:
- the LOC110898879 gene encoding E3 ubiquitin-protein ligase RMA1H1 — MAFQQTPLSDPPVDTSLNTNAKSVTENSTGFCECNICLESARDPVVTLCGHLYCWPCIYKWLQAETDKQPNCPVCKAHISTSSLVPLYGRGNTPSSNEPETELKRAHQSELVIPNRPPAPGGSVLHLNQQIHPVPFPGQPQPHAHPFGSYAFGPSNPGGPMTATSFSNPIVGMVGEMVCGMIFRSSDSGYFTAYPHGPSQNPYLVPGAGTPRVRRQVMQVEKSLNRLTIFLFFCFVLCFLLF, encoded by the coding sequence ATGGCTTTCCAACAGACACCATTGTCTGATCCCCCAGTAGACACGTCGCTGAACACGAACGCTAAATCCGTTACCGAAAATTCAACGGGCTTTTGCGAGTGCAACATCTGTTTAGAGTCCGCAAGAGACCCGGTGGTAACCCTATGCGGTCATCTGTATTGCTGGCCCTGTATCTACAAGTGGCTTCAAGCCGAAACCGACAAACAACCCAACTGCCCGGTTTGCAAAGCTCACATCTCCACTTCATCACTAGTTCCACTATACGGGCGTGGCAACACCCCATCATCGAACGAACCCGAAACCGAATTAAAGCGGGCTCATCAATCAGAGCTAGTCATACCCAACAGACCGCCAGCACCGGGAGGTTCGGTTTTGCATCTGAACCAGCAGATCCATCCGGTCCCTTTTCCGGGTCAGCCTCAACCTCACGCGCACCCATTTGGAAGCTACGCATTTGGTCCATCTAACCCAGGTGGGCCCATGACCGCAACCAGCTTTTCAAACCCGATTGTGGGGATGGTTGGTGAGATGGTGTGTGGTATGATCTTTAGGAGCTCGGATTCGGGTTATTTTACCGCTTATCCTCATGGGCCGTCCCAGAACCCGTATCTGGTCCCGGGCGCTGGTACTCCGAGGGTGAGAAGGCAGGTGATGCAGGTTGAGAAATCGCTTAACCGGTTgactatatttttatttttttgttttgttttgtgttttctgTTGTTTTGA